AATATTTTCAAGTCaattttaatgcatttgttactatactatatacttaATTTGGTTACACAGACaatgtttgtctttcaaaaAATATATTCTTAATGTGTGCGAGCTGTAAAATGAAGCCTTTTCTTAAAGGGACATTGTTGAAGTTATGTATGATTGGGTTTCAGTAATCTTCAGTTAAAGGGGGAGTTGACAACATCTTTTGCTCTAAACTGACTGATGTTGTCTGGGTGTCCATATCTGTGGAGGGTAGCCACAGTAACAAGTCATCTCCATTTATAGACAGTTTGTCCTGACTGTTGACTGATGAAAATCTAAACTCTTTGAGATTACACTGTGAAACTTTTTAACAACATACTGATCAATAATTCTTGTTCATAGATAGAGACCTCTGTTTTGCGACGCATGGCTCAGATCAGCTGATGCCACCATCACTCTGTTTGTgcttaataaagacatgaaagctcATGACTGTGCTTACTCAGCTTAATATTcttcatatttattaatatgtgagactttggtgaagatcagatcccaTTTCATGACCAGTTCATGCATAAGTTCAAATGTCCAAGTGTtaagaaatcacacacacacagccatgtgGACTTTCGATTGTTAGTGTGATTCATTCTGTGCTGCCAGATGTTGCTGGTTTCTCAATCAGTTGTGGTGTTTCTCTTCCTAATTTAATGGATTCTAAGAAATGTTAGGTTTAGACTAAGTTACTTACTTTGTCCATggttattcatattttttatttcaaaatagaTTTTAGAAACAAtctcaaatatacagtatattaaattaGTTTCTTTGCAACTATTTGGCAATAAGTAGGCAATCAAGATAAGTAAACAAGTTCAAGGTAAAGGGAAAGCGAAAATCAAACATGCTCTCACGTGAATGATTTATTGTTCGTGCTGTAAAGTTAAACTCCCTGGCCATAAAGAGGACCACACCCATCTCTAAGATTGGCGATGAACAAATAACAACTCTCATAAACAGCTCCCTTTTCTTATTTCTAATGAAGTAATTAAGTTTTACATGCAGAATGTAAACTAGAAACCTTTTCTAAGTAATGTCGCTCCTCAAGGTATAaacaaataactttattaataaGATATACTACCAAAAGAAGACCTCACAGTAAAGATGCATGCAAGtgtacagatttttttattttaataaaagccATTACTagaaaaaaggcaaatgcaTAAGACAACATTTATTTAGTCAGTTAGAGGCAGTTAccttactgtatgtacaaagACAGGGAAGAATTTCATGAACAGGTGATCAAACTACGGGAGACATCTAAACAGGAACAAAATTCAACACAGTAAGAGTTATGTGGTGACCAATAACATTTGATGCATGTTCCCAAATTTTTGCTGGTAAAAGTATTTTGGCATTTATTATTAGTTACACAAAGAAgacaacacatttcatgttttttccacTCATTATTTCCACTTACAATTATTTCATATATTGCTTCAGCTAACCAAGTgtcaaaacataattttatataatatttgttatGTCAGCTATTTTTTCTATTACAtcatttgatttttaatgtatgttttttcttaGATCTGTCAGGTAAAATGTTCACCTTCCCAAAAGCAACCAACACAGCTCATGTCAGGATAACTCCATCAAGAGAGGAGCTTAGTGCTGTGACAGTCTGTCTCAGGTAATGCTGAATGTGCAGAATAGTATAATGTACTTTACCTctcacaatgaaaacaaaaacatcctgcATGACGATTTCTTTGTTATGTCTACAGGTTCTTTACAGACCTGCATAGAGACTACTCCATTTTCTCTTTGGCCACACCCTCTTTTGACAATGACTTCCTGATTTTCAAAACGGAAAATGGTGCCACTGAATTTATTATAAGGAATAAGATAGCTGATTTTTTAGGACATGAGTATGGGGTGGATGTGTGACACTCTATTTGTCCCACATAGTATtctattgtgtttgttttgtgaacaTGGAAAGTGTATAAAAACCCATAATGAGCAGTGATAACACTGAAAATGGATAAAGTGTACAGTATTAAGTGACAAAGTTGTATGAATAggtgtgtgtaaataaagataatggTGGAGAGCTCAGCGAAGGAAAgccacgtctccctgtctcCTTAATTCTTTCCTGTATGTCAGGATATGTATAGCTGATTACAGGTGCTGCAACCTGGTACCTGTAACACAGACAAAAGGCTGTGAAAACCTACCTGGGGGGTGTTCCCCAAATATAAAAACCCTGATCTTCCCTTTGTTCAGGGTCTTTCTTCATCCTGACTGCTTGTGTGTTGATCGACCCTTctttgcaaagaaataaaaccttgtcGGCCGGCAGAAGTCTCTATTTCATTATTCACCAGCagagaaaatttccacaacacaGGACAACTCGTGATCTATTTTTAATTGTGTATCTTCTGTGTTTGCATCAGATGGCGTTGGTCCTTCTATTGGTGATGCTGACAGCATGTGCTGCTGTTCCTCAAGGTATaaacaaataactttattttaagataTATTACCAAAAGAAGACCTCACAATAAAGATGCATGCAAGTGTAGGCCtattgacttttttattttgataaaagcCGTTGTTAGCAAAAGGCTAATGCATTAGACAACATTTAATTAGTCAGTTACAGACAGTTAccttactgtatgtacaaagACATGGAAGATGTTCATGAACAGACAACAGGTGATCAAACTACGGCAGACACAAAATTCAATACAGTGAGAGTTATGTGGTAACCAATAACATTTGATGCACGTTACAaaatgattgtgttttgttggtaaAAGTTTTTTGGCGTTTATTATTAGttacacatttcatgttttttccagTTATTTCATATATTGCTTTAGTTTAGCAAGTGTCAAAACATCATTTTATATCATATATTTTTGTGTCAGCGATTTTTTCTATTGCATCATTTCAttattgaattgtatttttttcttagaTCTGTCAGGTAAAATGTTCACCTTCCCAGAAGTAACCAACACAGCTCATGTCAGGATAACTACATCAAGACAGGAGTTCAGTGCTGTGACAGTCTGTCTCAGGTAATGCTGAATATGCAGAATAGAAGAATGTACTGTATCTctcacaatgaaaacaaaagcgTCCTGCATGACGACTTCTTTTTAATGTCTACAGGTTCTTTACAGACCTGCATAATAGAGACTACTCAATTTTCTCTTTGGCCACACCCTCTTTTGACAATGACTTCCTGattttcaaaaaggaaaatggtGTTACTGAACTCAATATAAGGAATAAGATAGCTGAATTTGTAGGACAGGAGTACGGGCTGAATGTGTGGCACTCTATTTGTACCACATGGGACTCTGCATCAGGACTGGGACAGGTGTGGTTTGATGGAAACCCTTCAAGCAGGAAACTCATCAGCTCAGGAACCAACATAAAGGGATCCATTCTGATTGTTTTAGGACAGGTacactttttaatatttgatattttgaaatgattctcatttgcttttttgtgaAACGAGGGATGAGTTTAAATCCAACTATGTAGCTAAAATCAGCAGAAAGTTATCTAAGTTAACTGCTTTAGCTTTACTAATCTAAGCCCCCAAACATGGTTTACACAAGGACACAAATACTTTGTGCTATACATGATCTGTTACACGTGCTGTGAAGTTTATGAACATGTAACTTGACAAATCGTAACGCAACACAAGCTCTAGCTTGAGTGAGAGCATTGCCTGAACGTGCACTATAGCAAGAAACAAGGAAGGATCTCTGACCCCATCTATTTGTGTTAATGTCTAGTCAAAATAACTGCTGATTCAACAAAATCATAGCGGAACATGTCCATATACATCATTATATATATGATTCTTCATCATCTTTACAATTTCAAAATCAAATGCATTTGTGCACTTGGTTGAACCATGTTTGGGGGCTAAGTCTTAGCAGGAGTGAGTAGAAGTTTAGTTCCCCAGGTGTCAAaccatttatttaattgtcttCCAAAACATACATACCATAATAAATGTGGCATATTACCATAAAGCTGTGATCTAACATTTCTATCAATTTACAGGAGCAGGATTCCCATGGTGGAGCGTTTGACACCAACCAGTGTTTTGTTGGCATGATGTCTGACGTCCACATGTGGGACTACACCCTGTCCCCCTGTGAGATCCAGCACTATATGTCTGATCTCACCTTCACACCAGGAAATGTGCTCAACTGGAAGGCTCTGGACTTTCAGATTACAGGAAGAGTGCTGACAGAAGATAAACAAAAGGCCGGCCTCTAAACTTTTGTAAGACTATCAGTGTCATACAACATTGAAAAAggctttgaaaagaaaaaaaatctttgtcagatcattggaaaaaaataaaaaataaaaaaaaataaatctgttcatGTGATCAAATCCAGCAATTGTTTACATAATGAAAGCTAATCTTAGCACCAAAGCTTGTAAAAGGGAAATCTGCtgaagaatataaaaataaataaataaagatattacGCACTCAATGTGAATGTTCTTCAATGTCTGGAAATGTAGCAATAGTAACTACGGTTTAATTTACACCTTCTGTATTCATTTCTCAGTTACCTTCCAGTGATTTATTCCTACCCAAGAGTCAAGTTGTGTTGTTATTGATACCGTCTGTAATCCAACATTTAGCTAATCTTAATAGTGGAAGTTTGAAAATGTGGAAATTacaaataaagcattttattttaatagcaaCAATTGGGCACAATAAAACCTTtcctggaggagcagcagcttgtGACTATATGACTACTACACCTGTGTTCCTCACCCCAGGTAACTCCCAATAGACTActtccattttaaaaagttattttttattgtaattaaaaGAGTTAACTTTCAAGCCTCAACTACCTCATTGTCAGGTACAGATGCATCCTGTACCCAGTGTCAGCAGAGCTGCAAGTCAAGTTTAGTCCTTCGttagtctgtctgtcaggaatCACTCTGTTCGCTGCTTGTTTCACCCCGGACTATACCTCTGTTTGTTGgtctctgttcctgtctgtAAGTTTTGTAGTGTTCTGTACCTGCCTTTTCGTTcttactttgtattgtttggttcgTATTTTTGTTGACGTCTTCCTGCCTTAGGCAGTGAGTTTTGTTTCtaactttgtatttcttattagtgagttatagtttattttttttgtgtgttggtTTATTAGTTCGTATTTTTGCCTGCGTCACTGCAgcgttttgtgtttttactttgctCCATTTATTATCGTGCTTGTCTAGTTTTTCCTTGTCTTGTTTGGTTCCCCGTGTCCCCGTTTTTGACCGGGTGTTTAGTTAGTAAACTCTTTTTGTTCGTAATCGTTTGTCCCATCAGTTTGTAACAGTTTAACtatatatttcaaatgtgaGCGAGCTGTAAAATGAAGCCTTTTATTAATGGGACATTGTTGAAGTTAGGTAATAAGTCATCTCCATTTATAGACAATGTGTCCTGACTGTTGACTGATGAAAATCTTAACTCTTTGAGATTACTCTGTAACACTTTTCAACAACATACTGATCAATAATTCTTGATCATAGTTCTTCTGAGTCCTCTGTTTTGTGAAGCATGGCTCAGATCAGCTGATgacaccatcactctgtatgtttgtgcttaataaagacatgaaagctcATGACTGTGTTTACTCAGCTTAATATTCTTCATATTTATCAATATGTGAAattttggtgaagatcagatcccaTTTCATGACCAGTTCATGCATAAGTTCAAATGTCCAAGTGTTAAGAAATCACACACAGCTATGTGGACATTCGATTGTTAGTGTGATTCATTCTGTGCTGCCAGATGTTGCTGGTTTCTCAATCAGTTGTGGTGTTTCTCTTCCTAATTTAATAGGGTGTAAGAAATGTCAGGTTTAGATTGTTACTTTGTCCATGGTCCTTTGTAGCTTTATTTCAAAATGGATTTTAGAAACAATTTCAACAATATATATCAAAGCAGTTGCCTGGTGAGTTTGCAACTATTTGGCAATAAGTAGGCAGTCAAGATAAATAAACAAGTTCAAGGTACAGGGAAAGCGAAAATCAAACATGCTCTCTactgtttgtaatgtttgttcATGCTGTTAAGTTTTACACCCATCTCTAAGGTTGGCGATGAGCAAATAACACTCACCATTAACAGCTCCCTCTTCTTATTTCTAATGAATCAATTAAGTTTTACATGCAGAATGGAAACTAGAAACCTTTTTCTAagtaatgtcagtgtttttttgtttgttttttttgtttgttttttttataagttTACATTAAACTATGAGTTTATACATCTTTAGAGTGACTGTCATATCTCTCTAATCATTATCAGTGACCCTTAAGTATTGCATAAAATTAAACTGGCCTTCAAATTTAACTAAAATGACCGTGTCTCATACATGTACCTTTACCTGTATCACTGCTTGATGACTCATGGAAATGTATCCTATAGTTGTAGAAGTGAGTCTTGATCAAGGTGGAGTACCATTGTAATTTTCATAGGCATTGCTACTAGCATGGTTAAATTGTACCCATGTTAAACTGCAGAAGATCTTTAGCCTTTCTCATaatttttttgttctgttacaaTGGCTAAGTAGTTCAGTTGGTGAGTGTAATGTAATTGTAGTTATAAAAGATTTCTAACTCTGTTATCTATATTGTAGCAGGACAACTCCTAATGTATTTTCAATTGTGaatgttctgtgtttgcatCAGATGACGTTGGTCCTTCTATTGGTGATGCTGACAGCATGTGCTGCTGTTCCTCAAGGTATaaacaaataactttattttaagataTACTACCAAAAGAAGACCTCACAATAAAGATGCATGCAAGTGTActgactttattattttaataaaagccGTTATTAAAAAATGGCCAATGCATCAGACAACATTTAATTAGTCAGTTAGAGACAGTTAccttactgtatgtacaaagACATGGAAGACGTTCATGAACAGACAACAGGTGATCAAATTGATTATTGAATGTATCTCTTGCTTAGATCTGTCAGGTAAAATGTTCACCTTCCCAGAAGCAACGAACACAGCTCATGTCAGGATAACTACATCAAGACAGGAGTTCAGTGCTGTGACAGTCTGTCTCAGGTAATGCTGAATATGAAGAATAGAAGAATGTACTGTATCTCTCACAATGAAAAGTGTCCTGCATGACAACTTCTTTGTAATGTCAAGAGGTTCTTTACAGACCTGCGTAGAGGCTGCTCCATTTTCTCTTTGGCCACACCCTCTACTGACAATGACTTCCTGATTTCCAAAAAAGAAATTGGTGTTACTGCAATCTATACAAGGAATAAGTTAGCTGAATTTGTAGGACAGGAGTACAAGCTGAATGTGTGGCACTCTATTTGTTCCACATGGGACTCTGCATCAGGACTGGGGCAACTGTGGTTTGATGGAAACCCTTCAAGCAGGAAATTCATCAGCTCAGAATCCAACATCAGGGGAACCATTGTAATTGTTTTAGGACAGGTacactttttaatgtttgatattttgaaatgattctcatttgcttttttgcaTGATCTGTTTTATGTGCTGTTACCTTTATGAACATGTAACTTAACAAATCCTAAAGTGACACAAGCTCTAGCTTGAGGGAGAGCATTGCCTGAATGTGCACTATATCATGAAACAAGGAAGGATCTCTGACCCCATCTGTTTGTGTTAACGTCCGGTCAAAATGACTGCTGATTCAACAACGTTATAGATGAACATATCatgattattatatttatgattCTTCATCATATTAACAATTTCTAAATTAAGAAtacaactaaaactgaaatagctttttgtcttctgtctgtgctATAAGCAGTCTGCAATGCACATCCCTATAAAGACACCATATTCGCTTATTGTAGTCATGGAAATGCTTTAAGACTTCAGCAGCCTATATGTCCACAGATACCTTAGCCTGCACATTGAGTATGTTCACTGAGAGCATACAGGTACATTAGTGCCAGATGAGCATTGTGGTCTGCATTTGTGCACTTGGTTGAACCATGTTTGGGGGCTAAGTCTTAGTGAGTAGAAGTGCAGTTCCTCAAGTGTCAAaccatttatttaattcttttccAAAACTGACTTTGCAATTTGTTGTATAAAGGATACATGTCATAAAAAATGTGACATATTACCATAAAGCTGTGATCTAACATTTCTATCAATTCACAGGAGCAGGATTCCCATGG
This genomic stretch from Anabas testudineus chromosome 16, fAnaTes1.2, whole genome shotgun sequence harbors:
- the LOC113170079 gene encoding C-reactive protein-like isoform X1 translates to MALVLLLVMLTACAAVPQDLSGKMFTFPEVTNTAHVRITTSRQEFSAVTVCLRFFTDLHNRDYSIFSLATPSFDNDFLIFKKENGVTELNIRNKIAEFVGQEYGLNVWHSICTTWDSASGLGQVWFDGNPSSRKLISSGTNIKGSILIVLGQEQDSHGGAFDTNQCFVGMMSDVHMWDYTLSPCEIQHYMSDLTFTPGNVLNWKALDFQITGRVLTEDKQKAGL
- the LOC113170079 gene encoding C-reactive protein-like isoform X2; the encoded protein is MFTFPKATNTAHVRITPSREELSAVTVCLRFFTDLHNRDYSIFSLATPSFDNDFLIFKKENGVTELNIRNKIAEFVGQEYGLNVWHSICTTWDSASGLGQVWFDGNPSSRKLISSGTNIKGSILIVLGQEQDSHGGAFDTNQCFVGMMSDVHMWDYTLSPCEIQHYMSDLTFTPGNVLNWKALDFQITGRVLTEDKQKAGL
- the LOC113170081 gene encoding C-reactive protein-like, translated to MTLVLLLVMLTACAAVPQDLSGKMFTFPEATNTAHVRITTSRQEFSAVTVCLRFFTDLRRGCSIFSLATPSTDNDFLISKKEIGVTAIYTRNKLAEFVGQEYKLNVWHSICSTWDSASGLGQLWFDGNPSSRKFISSESNIRGTIVIVLGQEQDSHGGAFDTNQCFVGMMSDVHMWDYTLSPCEIQRYMSDLTFTTGNVLNWEALDFQITGRVLTEDKQKTCR